A section of the Kluyveromyces lactis strain NRRL Y-1140 chromosome F complete sequence genome encodes:
- the RPF1 gene encoding rRNA-binding ribosome biosynthesis protein RPF1 (highly similar to uniprot|P38805 Saccharomyces cerevisiae YHR088W RPF1 Nucleolar protein involved in the assembly of the large ribosomal subunit contains a sigma(70)-like motif which is thought to bind RNA) encodes MAVDELRIKNKQKRQKLFAELKDQHNKERHSMRRTRAKEERENPELKEKRLAENVPDTIDNLRVYDETMGQEVEGEMDDFMKFFNGTEPPKILLTTNVNAKKKAYEFANILIEVFPNVTFVKRKFGYKLKEISEFCNNRNYTDIVIINEDKKKVTGLTFIHLPEGPTFYFKISSFVEVEKIVGHGRPTSHIPELILNNFNTRLGKTVGKLFQSIFPKNPDFEGRQVITLHNQRDYIFFRRHRYVFRNEEKVGLQELGPQFTMKLKRLQRGIKEETEWEHKPSMDKEKKKFNL; translated from the coding sequence atggCAGTGGATGAACTCAGAATAAAAAACAAGCAGAAGAGGCAAAAACTCTTTGCTGAGTTGAAGGATCAGCACAATAAGGAGCGTCATTCTATGAGGAGGACCAGAGCCAAGGAAGAACGTGAGAATCCggaattgaaggaaaaaagaCTTGCTGAAAATGTTCCTGACACAATTGATAACCTCAGAGTTTACGATGAAACGATGGGTCAAGAAGTCGAAGGTGAAATGGATGATtttatgaaatttttcaacgGTACCGAACCACCAAAGATTCTATTAACAACTAATGTAAACGCCAAAAAGAAGGCATATGAGTTCGCTAATATCCTGATCGAAGTTTTCCCTAATGTGACTTTCGTGAAGAGGAAATTTGGATACAAGCTGAAGGAAATCTCTGAATTCTGTAATAACAGGAACTATACAGATATCGTGATAATAAATGAagataagaagaaagtaACGGGGCTTACATTTATTCATCTTCCAGAGGGGCCAACcttttatttcaaaataaGTTCTTTCGTCGAAGTCGAAAAGATCGTGGGCCATGGTAGACCAACTAGCCATATTCCAGAGTTaatcttgaacaatttcaaCACCAGACTTGGTAAAACTGTGGGTAAACTATTCCAATCTATTTTCCCTAAGAACCCTGATTTCGAAGGTAGACAAGTGATAACGCTGCATAATCAAAGAGATTACATCTTCTTCCGCAGACACCGTTACGTTTTCAGGAACGAAGAGAAAGTAGGTCTTCAAGAACTTGGGCCCCAATTTACTATGAAACTCAAAAGACTACAAAGAGGTATCAAAGAGGAAACAGAATGGGAACACAAACCTTCAATggacaaagaaaagaagaagttcaaTCTATGA
- a CDS encoding pleiotropic drug resistance family ABC transporter (uniprot|Q96WM8 Kluyveromyces lactis KLLA0F21692g Pdr5 Multidrug pump KlPDR5) — MDADSTSSLVEYQGFDHQVQEQIRDLARTLSRNSLKEQASQQESTGNVLASDDDGAKSIFSTRYEGVNPVFTDSDASGYDVRLDPNSDEFSSAAWIKNMVALANNDPEYYKHYTIGCCWKDLRAFGDSTDVAYQSTVLNLPGKIFSSVKRHFVKSKPEDVFDILKPMDGLLKPGDLLVVLGRPGSGCTTLLKTISSNIDGYNVDENSVISYNGLDPRTIKKHFRGEVVYNAESDVHFPHLSVYETLYNIALLVTPSNRIKGATREEFANHVTQVAMATYGLSHTRDTKVGNELVRGVSGGERKRVSIAEVTICGSRFQCWDNATRGLDSATALEFIRALKTSTDISGSTGVIAIYQCSQDAYDLFDKVCVLHEGYQIFYGNAKAAKAYFERMGYVSPSRQTTADFLTAVTNPAERIVNQEFVKEGRFIPSTAKQMEEYWRNSPEYKQLRGEIEEELNKDSTQTRQELIEAHIARQSKRQRKESPYIVNYGMQVKYLTMRNFLRIKKSYGITVGTIVGNTAMSLVLGSIFYKSMKDTTTNTFFYRGAAMFIAVLFNSFSSMLEIFSLYEARPIIEKHKRYSLYHPSADALASMLSELPAKIITAICFNLILYFMVNFRREAGPFFFYFLMNFLATLVMSAIFRCVGSATKTLSEAMVPASCLLLAISLYVGFSIPKKNLLGWSRWIWYINPLSYIFESLMINEFNGRDFPCAAYIPSGSGYENIGLYERVCNTVASQPGLSYVSGRAFIEEAYGYNPSHRWRALGIALAYFIFFTAFYLLFCEFNESAVQKGEILLFPKSVLKRAKKQKLIKAKHDVEAVQDSEGALTDQKLLQDSLVESNISSSSDKSVNVGLSKSEAIFHWRNVCYDVQIKKETRRILSNVDGWVKPGTLTALMGSSGAGKTTLLDCLASRVTMGVITGDMFVNGHLRDNSFPRSIGYCQQQDLHLSTSTVRESLRFSAYLRQPSSVSIEEKNNYVEDVINILEMQQYADAVVGVAGEGLNVEQRKRLTIGVELAAKPKLLLFLDEPTSGLDSQTAWSVCQLMRKLADHGQAILCTIHQPSALLMQEFDILLFLQKGGKTVYFGNLGEGCQEMINYFEKHGASKCPEGANPAEWMLDVIGAAPGSHATQDYHEVWRNSDEYQAVQKELDWMESELRKKPLDTSSEQSEFGTSLFYQYKVVTLRLFEQYYRTPSYIWSKLFLTIFSQLFIGFTFFKANLSIQGLQNQLFAIFTFTVIFNPACQQYLPLFVSQRDLYEARERPSRTFSWLAFIFSQITVEIPLNICFGTIAFFVFYYPIGFYNNASYAGQLNERGVLFWLFSVSFYVFISSMGQLCIAGLQYAEAAGNMASLMFTMSLNFCGVFGGSGVLPGFWIFMYRISPLTYFIDGVLSTGLANNPVTCANYEYVSFNPRSGETCGEYMADYIDKNGGYLLDSNATEDCNFCKISETNAFLTSFQSSYHRRWRNFGIFIVFIVFNWCGCVFLYWLARVPKKKNRVADERDPDHGKKIENVQKEKVEPQSNEQV, encoded by the coding sequence ATGGATGCTGATTCAACCTCCAGTCTGGTCGAGTACCAGGGGTTTGATCATCAGGTTCAGGAGCAAATCAGAGATTTGGCTCGAACTCTCTCACGCAACAGTCTGAAAGAACAAGCATCTCAACAAGAATCGACTGGAAACGTACTTGcttctgatgatgatggtgCGAAATCGATTTTCAGTACTAGGTACGAGGGTGTGAATCCTGTTTTCACTGATTCAGATGCTTCAGGATATGATGTCAGATTGGACCCAAATTCAGATGAATTTTCGTCTGCTGCGTGGATCAAGAATATGGTCGCCTTGGCTAATAATGATCCAGAATATTACAAGCATTACACGATAGGGTGTTGTTGGAAGGACTTGAGAGCTTTCGGTGACTCTACAGACGTTGCTTACCAAAGCACAGTGTTGAACTTGCCAGGTAAGATATTTTCCAGCGTAAAGAGACATTTCGTGAAAAGTAAACCAGAAGACGTTTTCGATATATTGAAACCTATGGATGGGTTGTTAAAACCAGGTGATTTGTTAGTTGTTCTAGGTCGTCCAGGTTCTGGTTGTACAACCTTGTTGAAAACTATCTCGTCTAACATTGATGGTTATAACGTCGATGAGAATTCCGTTATCTCTTATAATGGGTTGGATCCAAGAACTATCAAAAAGCATTTTCGTGGTGAAGTGGTTTACAACGCAGAAAGTGATGTGCATTTCCCTCATTTGTCAGTATATGAAACTTTGTACAATATTGCGCTCTTAGTTACTCCTTCTAACCGTATCAAAGGTGCCACTAGGGAAGAATTTGCcaatcacgtgacacaGGTTGCAATGGCTACTTACGGTCTATCACACACAAGGGATACAAAAGTTGGTAACGAATTGGTCAGAGGTGTATCAGGTGGTGAACGCAAGCGTGTTTCGATCGCTGAAGTTACCATTTGTGGTTCCAGGTTCCAATGTTGGGACAATGCTACTCGTGGTTTGGATTCTGCCACTGCTTTAGAGTTTATTCGTGCATTGAAAACAAGTACAGATATCTCAGGTTCGACTGGTGTTATCGCAATTTACCAATGTTCACAGGATGCTTATGATTTATTTGACAAAGTCTGCGTGTTACATGAAGGTTACCAAATTTTTTACGGTAACGCAAAGGCTGCTAAGGCATACTTCGAAAGAATGGGATATGTCTCTCCTTCAAGGCAAACAACCGCTGACTTCTTGACCGCTGTGACAAATCCAGCCGAAAGAATTGTTAACCAAGAATTCGTCAAAGAAGGCAGATTTATCCCATCTACAGCTAAACAAATGGAAGAATATTGGAGAAACTCGCCAGAATATAAGCAACTACGTGGAgagattgaagaagaattgaataagGATTCAACTCAAACTCGTCAAGAGCTTATTGAAGCTCATATTGCAAGACAATCTAAACGTCAAAGAAAGGAATCTCCATACATTGTGAATTACGGTATGCAagtgaaatatttgacAATGAGAAACTTTTTGCGAATTAAAAAAAGTTATGGTATTACTGTGGGTACTATCGTTGGTAACACTGCGATGTCCTTAGTGTTAGGTTCGATCTTTTATAAGTCAATGAAAGATACAACAACAAACACTTTCTTCTACCGTGGTGCTGCGATGTTTATTGCggttcttttcaattctttctcttctatGTTGGAAATCTTCTCATTGTATGAAGCTAGAccaattattgaaaaacaCAAAAGATATTCTCTATACCATCCTTCTGCTGATGCCTTAGCTTCGATGCTTTCTGAATTGCCAGCCAAAATTATAACCGCtatctgtttcaatttgattTTATACTTCATGGTGAACTTCAGAAGGGAAGCTGGtccatttttcttctactttttgatgaatttcCTTGCTACCCTAGTCATGTCCGCTATCTTCAGGTGTGTCGGTTCTGCTACAAAAACGTTGTCAGAAGCGATGGTACCAGCATCATGTCTATTGTTAGCCATCTCATTATATGTTGGATTCTCCATcccaaagaagaatttatTGGGCTGGTCTCGATGGATTTGGTACATCAATCCTCTATCCTATATCTTTGAATCCCTAATGATCAACGAATTTAATGGTAGAGATTTCCCATGTGCAGCTTATATCCCATCTGGCAGTGGTTATGAAAATATTGGGTTATATGAGAGAGTCTGTAATACCGTCGCTTCGCAACCTGGTCTTTCTTATGTTAGTGGTAGAGctttcattgaagaagccTATGGTTACAACCCTAGTCACAGATGGCGTGCATTGGGTATTGCTCTTGCttatttcatcttcttcacgGCGTTCTATTTACTATTCTGTGAATTTAACGAAAGTGCTGTTCAAAAAGGTGAAATATTACTATTCCCAAAATCTGTTTTGAAAAGGGCTAAGAAGCAAAAGTTAATTAAGGCAAAGCATGATGTAGAGGCTGTTCAAGATTCTGAAGGTGCTCTCACCGACCAAAAACTGTTACAAGACTCCTTAGTTGaatcaaatatttcttcaagttctgATAAAAGCGTCAATGTTGGTCTCTCTAAATCTGAAGCAATCTTCCATTGGAGGAACGTTTGTTATGACGTCCAAATAAAAAAGGAAACACGTCGTATCCTATCTAATGTTGATGGTTGGGTCAAGCCGGGTACTCTAACTGCCTTGATGGGTTCATCGGGTGCTGGTAAAACCACTTTATTGGATTGTTTGGCTTCAAGAGTGACAATGGGTGTTATTACAGGTGACATGTTCGTCAATGGGCACTTGCGTGATAATTCTTTCCCAAGGTCCATCGGTTACtgtcaacaacaagatttGCACTTGTCAACTTCTACTGTTAGAGAATCTTTGAGATTTTCAGCATACTTGCGTCAACCTTCGAGCGTATCAATTgaggaaaagaacaattatGTCGAAGACGTGATTAATATCTTGGAAATGCAACAGTATGCAGATGCCGTTGTTGGTGTTGCTGGTGAAGGTTTAAATGTTGAgcaaagaaagagattgaCTATCGGTGTAGAATTGGCAGCCAAACCAAAATTGTTGTTATTCTTGGATGAACCAACTTCTGGTTTGGATTCTCAAACTGCTTGGTCCGTTTGTCAATTAATGAGGAAATTAGCTGATCACGGTCAAGCCATTTTGTGTACAATCCATCAACCTTCCGCATTGTTGATGCAAGAGTTTGATATACTTTTATTCCTACAAAAGGGTGGTAAGACTGTTTACTTTGGTAATTTAGGTGAAGGTTGTCAAGAAATGATTAActactttgaaaaacatGGTGCGTCAAAATGTCCTGAGGGTGCTAACCCAGCTGAATGGATGTTGGACGTTATTGGTGCTGCGCCAGGTTCTCATGCAACTCAGGATTACCATGAAGTGTGGAGAAATTCTGATGAATATCAAGCTGTTCAAAAGGAACTAGATTGGATGGAATCTGAGCTACGTAAGAAACCGTTAGATACTTCTTCTGAACAAAGCGAATTTGGTACTTCTCTATTCTATCAGTACAAGGTTGTTACATTACGTCTTTTCGAACAATATTATAGAACTCCATCGTACATTTGGTCGAAGCTTTTCTTGACCATCTTCTCGCAGTTGTTTATTGGtttcacatttttcaaGGCTAACTTATCCATTCAAGGTTTGCAGAATCAATTATTCGCTATCTTCACATTCACAGTTATCTTTAATCCAGCTTGTCAACAATACTTGCCTTTGTTCGTCTCTCAAAGAGACTTGTACGAAGCTAGGGAACGTCCAAGTAGAACATTTTCTTGGCTGGCATTTATCTTCTCTCAAATCACCGTTGAAATTCCACTTAACATATGTTTTGGTACCATTGCCTTCTTCGTTTTCTACTATCCTATTGGTTTCTACAACAATGCGTCATATGCCGGTCAATTAAACGAAAGAGGTGTGTTATTCTGGTTATTCTCTGTTTCCTTCTACGTATTTATCAGTTCAATGGGTCAATTGTGTATTGCAGGTCTTCAGTATGCTGAGGCTGCAGGTAATATGGCATCATTAATGTTCACTATGTCCTTGAATTTCTGTGGTGTGTTTGGTGGTTCTGGTGTTTTGCCAGGGTTCTGGATTTTCATGTACCGTATTTCACCGCTAACTTACTTTATTGATGGTGTACTCTCAACTGGTCTTGCAAACAACCCTGTAACATGCGCAAACTATGAATACGTCAGCTTTAATCCAAGGAGTGGAGAAACCTGTGGTGAGTACATGGCGGACTATATTGACAAGAATGGTGGTTATCTACTAGATTCAAATGCTACGGAAGATTGTAATTTCTGTAAGATTTCTGAAACAAACGCATTTTTGACAAGTTTCCAATCTTCGTACCATAGAAGATGGAGAAATTTCGGTATTTTCATAGTCTTCATTGTGTTCAACTGGTGCGGTTGTGTTTTCCTATACTGGTTGGCTAGAgttccaaagaagaagaacagaGTGGCTGATGAGAGAGACCCAGATCATGGcaagaaaattgaaaatgttcaaaaggaaaaggtTGAACCTCAATCCAATGAACAAGTTTAA
- a CDS encoding uncharacterized protein (conserved hypothetical protein) — protein sequence MSSLQYNLASPIEFLTRFFDRKINDSVDIVEETPEDVQRRYLFMEFISSETEYLEMLKLFEHTYLATLNKSDHIAWQMTFRVVQNLVKGHEKLLEQVFGWLELPISTDDNKAEINWELHASHIGNKFQSLNSLSNFIQVYVEKLLLLEPHYKDYVYHYSLCNTFKKHGIFNAKLIKQLYQMEPMLKKFQQQRLNSQCTDLFRRNISFESLRHLPIARLGHYKVFFDSFLKSIESLILQTDTTIGEDNAMDLMGKGQKGETKCGSAALKILSALKEEYAVPKNWELLKMCVISVQHMLLRVDGVNFSNLIDKPSQRISSKLKFKNPDEYVPVSALGVPQLTGILNTVWIEVSEGQKLWNNTVRSIDTWRRKRALYPIFQLKGKQLGAFLYKSYLVLARIPMIPMTELQTNSAADVHWTIKFAIPLTNCKLIPIDKEQNKYNEIGLHEDTASKIELFKLEWFLYGDIFETIFIFDNSYECKQWSDALQTIIDLNGFTSKPMEADSVENYYQMGNSTYAPIRIAPKLTFADAVSKTLNLNITRRQYSLINHPVQHYYYYTSFKLNIRFDALKSGPTNQKTGIAFSRDKYSFLERQVFALQHPFDSLQSPSKAISLSDNSDSKAESSTNTDPSLALTIQTTQSYPSSFKSSRSFVLLKSKCSDIKSFFKGSNC from the coding sequence aTGTCTTCATTGCAGTATAACTTAGCAAGTCCTATCGAGTTTCTAACACGGTTTTTCGATCGAAAGATCAACGattctgttgatattgTCGAAGAAACCCCGGAAGATGTTCAGAGGAGATACTTGTTTATGGAATTTATCAGCTCGGAGACCGAGTATTTAGAGATGttgaaactttttgaaCACACGTATTTGGCAACACTCAACAAATCTGATCATATCGCATGGCAAATGACTTTCCGAGTGGTCCAAAATCTAGTTAAGGGACACGAGAAATTGCTAGAACAGGTTTTCGGTTGGCTAGAGTTGCCCATTTCAACTGATGATAATAAAGCAGAAATCAATTGGGAACTCCATGCTTCCCATATAGGCAACAAGTTCCAgtctttgaattctttgtcCAATTTTATCCAAGTATATGTCGAAAAATTGCTTCTGTTAGAACCCCATTACAAGGATTACGTGTATCATTATTCTCTTTGTAACACGTTCAAGAAACATGGCATATTCAACGCGAAATTAATTAAACAATTGTACCAAATGGAACcaatgttgaagaaatttcaacagCAGCGGCTCAATTCTCAATGCACTGATTTGTTTAGAAGGAATATTTCATTCGAATCACTAAGACACTTACCAATCGCAAGGTTGGGTCATTATAAGGTTTTCTTTGACTCGTTTTTGAAGTCCATTGAGTCGTTAATCTTGCAAACAGACACAACTATCGGAGAAGATAATGCTATGGATCTCATGGGAAAAGGACAGAAAGGGGAAACAAAATGTGGTTCTGCCGCATTGAAAATTCTGTCagctttgaaagaggaGTATGCAGTACCAAAGAATTGGGAGTTATTAAAAATGTGCGTCATATCGGTACAACACATGCTCTTAAGAGTTGATGGGGTGAACTTCTCCAACTTGATAGATAAACCTTCGCAACGGATCTCCAGTAAGCTCAAATTCAAGAACCCCGACGAATACGTCCCGGTATCAGCACTTGGTGTTCCGCAATTAACTGGAATTCTAAACACTGTGTGGATTGAAGTAAGTGAAGGTCAAAAACTATGGAATAATACTGTCAGATCCATTGATACTTggagaaggaaaagagCATTGTATCCAATTTTCCAACTAAAGGGTAAGCAACTTGGTGCTTTTCTATATAAATCGTATTTGGTTTTAGCAAGGATTCCAATGATTCCAATGACTGAACTTCAAACTAATAGTGCGGCTGACGTTCATTGGACTATTAAGTTTGCCATACCGTTAACGAATTGTAAGTTGATCCCGATCGATAAAGAACAGAATAAGTACAATGAAATTGGATTACATGAGGATACAGCTTCAAAAATAGAACTGTTTAAATTGGAATGGTTCCTATACGGTGATATATTCGAGACCATCtttatatttgataattCATATGAGTGCAAGCAGTGGTCTGATGCATTGCAAACGAtaattgatttgaatggCTTTACTTCAAAACCAATGGAAGCTGACTCCGTAGAAAATTATTACCAGATGGGTAACTCAACCTACGCTCCAATTAGAATTGCTCCAAAGTTAACATTTGCAGATGCAGTTTCAAAGACTCTTAATTTAAATATAACGAGAAGACAGTACAGCTTAATCAACCATCCAGTACAACATTATTACTATTATACaagtttcaaattgaatataCGGTTTGATGCATTAAAATCGGGCCCAACTAATCAAAAAACTGGTATTGCCTTCTCCAGGGATAAGTATTCTTTCCTCGAGAGACAAGTCTTTGCATTACAGCACCCGTTCGATTCATTGCAGTCTCCAAGTAAGGCCATTTCACTTTCAGATAACTCTGATTCCAAGGCCGAATCGTCGACTAACACTGATCCTTCTCTCGCTCTGACCATACAAACAACACAGTCCTATCCCTCATCCTTTAAATCATCGAgatcttttgttttattgAAGTCCAAATGTTCGGATATtaaatctttctttaaaGGAAGCAATTGTTGA
- the RTC3 gene encoding Rtc3p (similar to uniprot|P38804 Saccharomyces cerevisiae YHR087W Hypothetical ORF) yields the protein MSEPVKFFYKGEETDFVIFVTSEEKVQDYVKNPSPGLLTDTVSLFKIFANQDARGSEGELGEASKSQLENEFGPKKSVEELLDVILKNGKPFGNTNINRKRWTSTNDANHGSYAH from the coding sequence ATGTCTGAACCAGTCAAATTCTTTTACAAAGGTGAAGAAACCGACTTCGTTATTTTTGTAACCtctgaagaaaaggtaCAGGATTATGTGAAAAACCCAAGTCCAGGCCTGTTAACAGATACAGTttcattattcaaaatctttGCTAATCAAGATGCTCGTGGTTCTGAAGGTGAACTCGGAGAAGCCTCCAAGTCACAACTTGAAAACGAATTCGGCCCAAAGAAATCAGTGGAAGAGTTGTTAGACgttattttgaaaaatggtAAGCCATTCGGAAATACAAACATCAACAGGAAAAGGTGGACCTCTACCAACGATGCTAATCATGGATCCTACGCCCACTAA